Proteins found in one Pseudomonadota bacterium genomic segment:
- a CDS encoding B12-binding domain-containing radical SAM protein encodes MKSTGKVLFIIHDVYQEDNQFPLGVAYMAAMLRNSGAEVTVCCQDIFHYSNEELAEKYLKSQEYDLIGIGFLAARFKETVVSLCETVHKYKKGARIIFGGHGPSSEPEYVLKNTLGDLVAIGEAEQTIVEVLQLIVAGRDFQDVKGIAYKDETGEVHINERRKPIMRVDEIPFPAWDLFPMDIYTTNMQYHLQDEDEKAIQILTGRGCVNRCTFCYRMEKGVRFRSIDNVLTEMKQLYEGYGVTYFAIQDEVFIASVARLREFVQGLKRFGLLNRIKYNINAGIRANIATDELATLLKNSGCCYVNVGFESVTQECLDDFKKNTTVTDNFTTAKLMKKHGVPMGINFIWGIMSDTAETLQKSVAFIKEFQSYNELRTIRPITPFPGCELYDYAISKGLLAGPEDFFNKFKNSDLLTVNYTSIPDQEFYTLLLAANKELILDYYQHTNGDMVQAQRMIDNFENLYFKGEVKFRGARHFESKKFKKAV; translated from the coding sequence ATGAAATCAACGGGAAAGGTGCTGTTCATAATCCATGATGTGTACCAGGAAGATAACCAGTTTCCCTTGGGCGTTGCCTATATGGCAGCCATGTTGAGAAACAGCGGCGCCGAGGTGACGGTGTGCTGTCAGGATATTTTTCATTATTCCAATGAGGAGCTTGCCGAAAAATATCTCAAGAGTCAGGAGTATGATCTCATCGGTATCGGCTTTCTGGCTGCGCGCTTCAAGGAAACCGTGGTCTCGCTTTGTGAGACGGTTCACAAATATAAGAAGGGGGCGAGGATTATTTTCGGCGGCCATGGCCCATCGTCGGAACCGGAGTATGTTCTGAAGAATACCCTCGGGGATCTTGTCGCCATCGGCGAAGCCGAACAAACCATCGTCGAAGTGCTGCAGTTGATAGTTGCAGGGCGGGATTTTCAGGATGTGAAAGGCATCGCCTATAAGGACGAAACCGGCGAGGTGCATATCAACGAGCGGCGGAAACCCATCATGCGGGTGGATGAAATTCCCTTTCCGGCATGGGACCTTTTTCCCATGGATATATACACCACCAATATGCAGTACCATCTCCAGGATGAGGATGAAAAAGCCATCCAGATCCTCACCGGCCGGGGCTGTGTCAATCGCTGTACCTTCTGTTACCGCATGGAGAAAGGGGTTCGCTTCAGAAGCATCGACAATGTGTTGACCGAGATGAAACAACTTTATGAGGGCTATGGCGTGACCTATTTCGCCATCCAGGACGAAGTGTTTATCGCCTCGGTGGCCAGGCTGCGGGAATTTGTCCAAGGCCTCAAGCGGTTCGGCCTGCTCAACCGGATCAAATACAATATCAATGCCGGCATCCGGGCCAATATCGCCACTGACGAGTTGGCAACATTATTGAAGAATTCCGGCTGCTGCTATGTGAATGTCGGGTTTGAATCGGTCACCCAGGAATGTCTTGACGATTTCAAGAAGAACACCACGGTCACCGATAATTTCACAACGGCGAAGCTCATGAAGAAGCACGGTGTTCCCATGGGAATCAACTTTATCTGGGGGATTATGAGCGATACCGCCGAGACCCTTCAAAAGAGCGTGGCGTTTATCAAGGAGTTCCAGAGTTATAACGAGTTGCGCACCATCCGGCCGATTACGCCGTTTCCCGGCTGTGAACTGTATGACTACGCCATCAGCAAGGGCCTGCTGGCGGGTCCTGAGGATTTTTTTAATAAATTCAAGAATTCTGACCTGCTCACGGTGAACTACACCAGTATCCCTGATCAGGAATTCTACACACTGCTCCTAGCGGCAAACAAGGAGCTGATCCTCGATTATTATCAGCATACCAACGGTGATATGGTGCAGGCGCAAAGGATGATCGACAACTTTGAAAATCTCTATTTCAAGGGTGAGGTGAAGTTCCGGGGCGCGCGGCATTTCGAAAGTAAGAAATTCAAAAAAGCGGTATAA